A DNA window from Gorilla gorilla gorilla isolate KB3781 chromosome 6, NHGRI_mGorGor1-v2.1_pri, whole genome shotgun sequence contains the following coding sequences:
- the NAT16 gene encoding probable N-acetyltransferase 16 — MKLEASCGTATSEVPKPEKKTARDAEPSSETRPQEVEAEPRSGSGPEAEAEPLGAESGPEAKAELSGADLGSGSGPEAEAEPLDFVVATEREFEEVLAISGGIYGGLDYLPSRYHSWLRDPDRTVVLAKRNGGVIALESVNVIDAGETALVEGLRVAPWERGKGVAGLLQRFCSQLVKRQHPGVKVARLTRDDQLGPRELKKYRLITKQGILLVRFNASALLAGLGARLAALRTSGTFSPLPTEAVSEAGGDVARLLLSPSVQRDVLPGGTIIQDWQPYRPSESNLRLLAAKGLEWRVDSRARPRVLTLCTRPFPIPHGGDGTWRYLNIDAFGSDVAQVQSQLLWHLQRQAPRLVGLNVMCQLFLEPQLWSQLADFCQVGLGLELVKGYTEQYLLEADI; from the exons atgaagctggaagccagcTGTGGCACAGCAACCTCAGAGGTCCCTAAGCCGGAAAAGAAGACTGCCCGAGATGCAGAGCCAAGCTCTGAAACCCGGCCACAGGAGGTGGAGGCCGAGCCCAGGTCGGGATCGGggcctgaggctgaggctgagcccCTGGGGGCTGAGTCAGGGCCTGAGGCCAAGGCCGAGTTGTCGGGGGCCGATCTTGGGTCAGGATCGGGGCCTGAGGCTGAGGCCGAGCCATTGGACTTCGTGGTGGCCACGGAACGGGAGTTTGAGGAAGTGCTGGCCATCTCGGGGGGCATCTACGGTGGCCTGGACTACCTTCCTAGCCGCTACCACAGCTGGCTCCGGGACCCCGACCGCACGGTGGTGCTGGCCAAGCGCAACGGAGGCGTG ATCGCGCTGGAGTCGGTGAACGTGATCGACGCCGGGGAGACGGCGCTGGTGGAGGGGCTGCGCGTGGCGCCCTGGGAGCGCGGGAAGGGCGTGGCCGGGCTGCTGCAGCGCTTCTGCTCGCAGCTGGTCAAGAGACAGCACCCGGGGGTCAAGGTAGCACGGCTCACCCGGGACGACCAGCTGGGCCCCCGGGAGCTGAAGAAATACCGCCTAATCACCAAGCAG GGCATTCTTTTGGTCCGATTCAACGCGTCCGCGCTGCTGGCCGGGCTGGGCGCGCGGCTGGCGGCGCTGCGGACCTCTGGCACCTTCTCGCCGCTGCCCACCGAGGCCGTGTCCGAGGCAGGCGGCGACGTGGCACGCCTCCTGCTGTCGCCCTCCGTGCAGCGCGACGTGCTTCCGGGCGGGACCATCATCCAGGACTGGCAGCCCTACCGGCCTAGCGAAAGCAACCTGCGCCTGCTGGCGGCCAAGGGCCTGGAGTGGCGCGTGGACAGCCGCGCGCGCCCGCGCGTGCTCACGCTGTGCACGCGCCCCTTCCCCATCCCGCACGGAGGGGACGGCACTTGGCGCTATCTCAACATCGACGCCTTCGGTAGCGACGTCGCGCAGGTGCAGAGCCAGCTGCTGTGGCACCTGCAGCGCCAGGCCCCGCGCCTCGTCGGCCTCAACGTCATGTGCCAGCTCTTCCTGGAGCCCCAGCTGTGGTCACAGCTGGCTGACTTCTGCCAGGTcgggctggggctggagctggTGAAGGGTTATACTGAACAGTACCTGCTGGAGGCCGACATCTGA